A genomic segment from Candidatus Deferrimicrobium sp. encodes:
- a CDS encoding twin-arginine translocase TatA/TatE family subunit: MFEGLFQPMHLLFILVIGLIFFGPRRLPELGAGLGKGIREFKKAMAEGGKEFNSVLSDGEKKATGAPHQAASEEGQKEGPAKSA; the protein is encoded by the coding sequence ATGTTCGAGGGTTTGTTCCAACCGATGCACCTGTTGTTCATCCTCGTCATTGGCCTGATCTTCTTCGGACCGCGCAGACTCCCCGAACTCGGTGCGGGCCTCGGCAAGGGGATTCGCGAGTTCAAGAAAGCCATGGCCGAAGGTGGGAAGGAATTCAATAGCGTCTTGTCCGATGGGGAGAAAAAAGCGACAGGGGCGCCCCATCAAGCGGCTTCCGAAGAGGGTCAAAAAGAGGGTCCCGCCAAGAGCGCCTGA